The Fluviispira sanaruensis sequence ATCCTATTTTGCAAAAAAAATGGATAATAATTCTACACAGGATCAGTTTTCTATATCTTCATTTTCAAAAAATATTCCAATTATTTCACAAATAAAACAATACCCAATTCATAAAAAACAAAAAGCAAATATATTTGAGCACAATAAATCGTTAAAAGAATTAAGTGTTGAAGATGTGTTTGTAAAAATGTGTGAGCTAAAAAATCAAGCTCTTGATGAAAACTTACTCACAGCATTTAGAAGTTTAATTTCCAAAGATAATAAATAAAGGTAATTAAATTGAAATTGTTAAAAATTGAACTCGAAAATCTAAATTCTCTTTATGGACGCCACAGTATAGATTTTATCAAAGACTTACAAAGTGCACCTATTTTTCTTATCATGGGAGCAACAGGTTCTGGAAAATCTACATTAATGGATGCTATGTCTTTGGCATTATTTGGTCAAACTCCTCGCTTAGCTAAAAATAAAGCAGAGAAGGATCTTGAAAATGACAGCCGCCTAGTCATGTCAAGGGGCACATATTCTGCTTATGCACAATTGACCTTTCAAAAAACGGAACATGGGCAGATTAAAATCTATCGAGCCACATGGCAATGTGAGCGTGCTTTTAAAAAAGCAGATGGAAAGTTTAAAGATCCAAGAAGAGTTTTAGAAATATTTGATCCAATTTCAGAAAATTTTCTTGAACTCATTAGTGATCACAGACCTAAATTTTACGAGCCTTATTTTGAAAAGGTCTTGGAGAATTTAAGCGTCCATGATTTTAAAAGAATGGTTTTACTTGCACAAGGAGAGTTTGCAGCCTTTTTAAAAGCAAATGAAGACGAAAGAGCCGAAATCCTAGAACGCTTGACCAATACAGAGATTTATAAAGAAATTGGCAAAAAAGCTGCTGATAAAAAGAAATATCTTGAAGAAAAAGTACATACATTACGATCAAGTTTAACTGATTTAAACATCTTGTCGGAAGAAGATGAAGAAGTTTTAAAAAGCAATAAAATAAAATTAGAATTAGATATCGAGAATTCAGCCCAAGAATTAAAATCTATTGAAAACGGAATCAACTGGTTTCTGAGAGAAGAAGATCTCAAGCTGAGAGTCGAGCAAGCATCTGAAAAATTCAAAGAAATATTAATGGAAATCACTGACAATCAATATAATTTCGATCGCGTTGATTCCTATCAGAAAGCTAAAAAAGCAATTGATCTTATTTTAAGTGAAAGAAAATTATCCGAGAAAATCTCTGACTCTCAAGCAGATATTACTGATAAAAAACAACTTTTTTCCGATTTAAATACCCAGATTAACATGCTTAAATTAAAAATCGATTCATATAAAAGTAACTTTGTTCAAAACAAAAAAAAATATACTGAAATAAAAGATGAGATTTTAAAATCCCGATCACTCCATCAAGAAAAACAAAGAATCATCGAAGAAAATAAAACTAAATCCACTATGTTTTCCGATGTAATTTTAGAAAAAAATAAAAAACAAACCCAATTTTCAATTTTTTTAACTCAAAAGAATTTTCTTGAGCAAGAAAAATTAAAATTATTAGAATTTCTTAAAAGTGATCTCATCATAACCTATTACTCACAAAAGAATTCTCATCTTGAACTTGATATGGCAAGTGAAGCATTTAATCTTGTTAAAAAAGAGATTTTTGAAATTATATCTCCATATTCTCATCCAAATGAAAAAATGAATTCTTATGAACTTGAAAAAAATAATCTAATCCAGCTGCAAAAAAAAATATCAACACTTATTTGGGAGCAAAAAAATTTAGATGAAAAATCAGCGAAAATCCCAAAATACATCGATGAAATATCGAGCTTAGAGCAATTATGCAAAGATGAAAAAAGTAAAACAATACAATTAAAGAGTCTATTAAACGAAAAAGAAAGCGAAATTAAAAACTTAAATGATGAAATTTCTAACTTATCTTGGGCTATGGAAATCGCAAAGAACAGGAGACTGCTTCATGACAGTCAAGATTGCCCCCTCTGTGGAAGCAAAGAACATCCCTATTTTTTGCAGAAGACATTTGCAATCGTCGATCAAGCTGTTCTTGAAAAACATCAAAAATTATTGGCTATAAAAGAAAAATCTGAAAAAAATTATCTTGAATTTGTTGCAAAAATAAATTTTGTAGAAGCCACCCTAAAATCTCAGGTTCTAAATAAAAATAAGCTGAGTCTAGAACTCAATCAATTGACTGAACAAATCAGTTTACAATGCAGAGCAATCAAGAACTTTGCATTTGACACTTTGAAAGTACAGATAATGGGACAAGAGAATTTTCTCGATGTCTTATACAAAGCGGAAGTGGAAAATAAAAAACAATATGAATCCATTGAAAAGCTTCACAATATCCTTGTTAAAACCTATCACAATTATAATACGCAAAAAGACATTTATACTGAAAAAAAAGAAAATCATAATAAAAATTTAACTAAATATAATGAAATACTTGAAACAATTACAAGTCAGTGTGAAGATTTTGTTTTAGAATCTTTTCTACATGAAACTAGCGATAATCTTCACAATGATAAATTATACTTTAATTCTCGTAATTCTTTTTTGGAATTCAAAAAAGCAGACGATACCCTTAAATTATTAAATAATAATATTTTGAAAACATCTCTTGAACTTGACAATCTTAAAAGCAGAGAAAATAGCCTTGAACAAGAAATTCAAAGTTTACAAAATAGATTAAAAGATATCGAAATAGAATTAACAAAATATCTAAGCGGCGAAGATCCTGATAGTTTTGAAGCAAACTTAATCACTATGATCGAGGAAAGTGAAAATATATTAAAAACTGCTGAGCAAGATTTTGCAGAGCTAAATAATAAAATTTCCATTCTCAATTTTTCAATTGAGAATTTAACAAATTCTCTCTCAAAGCTTAAATTTGAAGAAAAAGAACTTGAAGAAAAAATTGAATCTGAACTTAAAACAATTCATATTCAAACAAAAGAATCTGCAATATCGCTCCATATTTCCGAAGAATTCAACCAAAATTATTCGAACTTAAAAAACAAGCTTGAAACTGAAAAATTTTCATTAAACGAAAATAAATTACAAAGAGAAAAAGATCTTAAAGATCATAATGTAAATTATCCATTTATGAATGATCAGGAGAATATGCTTACTTTGCAAGAGAAGAAAAATAGATTGGAACAATCCATTCTTTGTAAGCGCAACGAATACACGGATTTACATGCAAAAATGATAAATAATGATGTAAATAAATCCAAAATTTCGAGCAAACAAAAAGAACTTGAAAAAATTCAAGTTGAATATAATACTTGGCTCAAACTCCACCAACTTATTGGAATAGGCGAAGGCAATCAGTTTAAAAAATTTGCGCAGATTTTAAATTTAGAAGAACTGATCACAAAAGCCAATGCACACCTTGCTCGTTTTGAAAAGCGTTATTCCCTTGCCCCCGCTCTCGATGCCAATGGTGTCCCTCGTCTCGCCTTTGCAATTAAAGACGGTTATCATGCTGATGAAGCACGATCCTTTAAAACATTATCAGGTGGTGAAACTTTTTTAGTTTCGTTAGCTCTGGCACTTGCACTTGCTGATTATCGATCCGTAAAAATGCCTGTTGAAACGATATTACTCGACGAAGGCTTTGGTACACTTGATCCCATCACTCTGCAAACGGCTATGAGCGCGCTTGAGTCACTCCACTCAACAGGCACTCAAGTAGGCATTATCAGCCACGTAGAGGTGCTTAAAGAATCGATTGCTTCACGTATTATAGTAGAAAAGCTTGGGAATGGGCATTCCTGTTTACGAGTTGAAGTTTAGAACAAGGATAAAAAATGAATATCAATGAATATTTAAATAAAAAAATCATTTCTAGAGCTTGGTTACCTGGTTTTGGTGTTTTTGAACGAGAAGTGAGGCGTTTTTTTGCCGTGCCTGCTCAGACAATTCTAGCCCCGTTTGGCAGCTCGATCCTCTATTTTGCCCTGTTTGGATTATCAATTGGCAAGCTTCTCGCAACAGGCCATAACTCTATTTTAACTCATGGTTTTAATTATATCACTTTTTTAATTCCTGGCATTATGGCTATGGAAATCATCAATGCTGCTATCCAAAATCCTATGAGCAGTATAATGATTGCAAAATGGACCGGAACTATTGTCGATATGCTCATGGCCCCTCTATCTCCTTTTGCATTGTGGCTAGCTTTTGTCTCAGGAGCTATTATCAGAGCACTTATAGTTGGTATTGCTGTATTTCTATCAGGGGCATTGTGTGCAGGTACTTTTATTTTCTTTAACCCTTTTCCTTTAATCTTGGCAATTATACTTGCAGTTGGTATTTTTGGCAGCCTAGGAATAGCGGCAGGTGCAATATGCAAATCATGGGAACAAATTGGTGTTATTCTTTCATTTATAGTGCAACCTCTTGTCTTTTTCTCTGGAGTCTTTTTCTCTTTCAATTCCTTTCCAGAATGGATTCAACCTATCCGTTTTTTTAATCCTATTTTTTACATTGTAAGCATGTTTCGTTATTCTATTTTAGGTGTTTCAGACACAACACCTCTTATTTCTTATGGTATATCAACTGTATTTTTAATTATTTCCTCTATTTTTGCCATAATCGTGTTGAAATCTGGTTTTGGTTTGAGGTCGTAAAATGTTAAATCAATCAATTGCTATAGAATTAAAAAATGTTTCTAAAACCTATAAAATGCCAAAAGGTGAATCCTTTCAAGCTTTAAAACCTCTCAATTTATCTATAAAAAGTGGAGAATGTTTTGCGCTATTGGGACACAATGGAGCTGGCAAAACGACAATTATTAGTTTACTTGCTGGTGTAAATAAACCAACTTCAGGAGATGTTTTTATCAATGGTTTGAGCGTAACAAATCAATCAGAAAAAACAAAACGTATGATTGGCGTCGTTCAACAGGAATTGATTGCTGATTCCTTTTTTAATTTACCGACGATGCTAAATATCCAAAGTAAATTATCTGGTGTTATTCCTGATAAACACTGGATCGATTTTTTATTAGATAAGTTACAGCTTCAAGAACATAGTAAGAAAACTACTCGTGAATTGAGTGGAGGAATGAAACGGCGCATGATGATAGCGCGTGCACTTGTCCACAAACCAAAAATTTTAATTTTAGATGAGCCCACTGCTGGAGTTGACATTCAACTCAGACAAAGTATGTGGAAATTTATTGAAGAACTCCATCTCAATGGTCTAACAATTATTCTGACAACTCATTATTTACAAGAAGCGGAAGAATATTGCAGCCGAATTGCAATTATGAAAAGTGGAGAGATAGTGACTTTAAAAGAGAATAAGGAACTCCTCGCCCTTGGCGGAAAGCACAAAGTGTCCTGTCTTATTGAAGTACCAAATGTTCATCAATGGCTCGATAAGCACTCTGCCTACCTAAAAGAAAATTCTATCGGGTTTGAACCTGTTAAAAAAGTTTCAAACAGCACAGGAGATCTCAAACTTTCTCTCAACTATGAAAAGGGAGAAATGTCTTCGTTTATATCCTCTTCAAAAAAATTGAATGAGGTCTCTCATAAACTGTCCTTGAAAATTTCAGAAATATTCACAGAATCTCCGGGTCTTGAAGAAGTTTACATGAAAATCAATGAAGGGAACCTCAAGGTCTAACCCCACCCACCGATAAGCTCTTAGACTTAATATAGGAGCTTAATTTTATGAGAATATTTCGTACATTTTATATTTTTACCGCGCTCTTTATTACTTCCTGTGGTAAAGAAAAATCAGATACACCAGATAGCATGAGCGCTAACCGCTTAAAAGCATTTGGCACATTCAGTTCAAACATGCAGAAAGCAAATATTGATGGGGACTTTAATCGCCTCGATTCCGTGGGTAAAGGCTTTAAAAGCATCACAGGAGTCTCTGCAAACCGTTGTTTAGAAAACCAAACATCTTATTTCACCTTTGACCCCTCTGCAAATATAGACTATCAAACAGACCTAAGCCAACAACAGCTTCTCAATAAAATTGGTGTGGGCGTAAGTGCAACGATTCCCGTAAATGTGTCTGGAGTGCCTGTTACAATTTCACCAGAAGCAGGTTACGCAAGAGAAGCCAGTGTTGACAACCTTTCCCGCACAGGAACAGTGACTATCAAAATAGTTAAAGGGAAATATTCTTTAGGAAAAGTAAATCAAGCTAATCCATATAAGTTAAGTGATAAATATACACAAAGTCTTAATAATCATTCCGGTGAATTCTTTATGCTTTGTGGAGATAAAGTGATTACTCAACAAAATGCGGAAGCAAGTTTAGTGATTACAACAGTTTTTCGTTTTAACAACTCACAAACAAAAAATACTTTTGATGCTTCTTTAGGGGCAAAAATACCAATTCCATTCAGCTTTGGTGGTAAAAAAGCAGATTTGAAAACAGGAGACAAAACTGAAAGCAAACAAGTGGACTCATCTCCAAAAACTGCTGATGCATCTACAAATACAAATACTAAAAAAGTTGATGCATCTACAAATACAAATTCTAAAAAAGTTGATGCATCTACAAATACAGATGCTAAAAAAGTTGATGCATCCACAAATACAGATGCTAAAAAAGTTGATGCATCCACAAATACAGATGCTAATGACCAAAAGCCTAAAGGAAAAATCGCCGGAATAATAGATAAGGTTAAAGAAAGCGGAGTTATCGATAAAATTAAAGAAATGATTAGCCCCTCCAAAGAAGGTGGTGGAGGTATGTCTCCAGAATTGAAAATTAAATTTTCAAGTATGAGTCAAGAAACCTTAAAAAATGTCTCCATCGAAGTGAAGGCGATTCAAATTGGGGGAGACCCACGCGATTTACCAAAGATCATCGCTTCAGCTTGTTCCCCTGCCGATATGAATAGCTGTGATAAGATGTTTGCTGAGATCCAAAATTATGCAGCAAATAGCTTCCCCGCACAATTGGAAAATATCAGCACATACACCGATGAATCCAGCAATAATAAGTTCACACGCGGCGGGTATGTTGTTGCTAAATACAGCGATCTTGAAATAATTGATTCTTCTGGAAAACTTATAAGTGAATCCTTGAACAAATACACTCAAGACAGTCAAAGCTTTATCAGTTTAAAACACGATATTAGTGAAATTAGTCAAAGTATTGTAACAGAATATAACTTTGCACAAGGTATTAAAAATAAATCTTCATATGAAAGCTTAACAATTGATGAAAAAGAAACCGTTGTCAAAGCAATTAATATCACGCAAAGAGAAGAAGAATTAATCCAATTTGTTTCAGATTCTTGTTACCAAAATAAAGGAAGTTGCCAAAATAGTCTCGATGAATTTAAAAATAGAAGTAAAAATCAAAAAGAACAAGCTCACTACCTCACAGCAGATTTAAATAGCATAAAAGCTTGGAATTTAATTGCTTCTACTGAAGCTAATTGGAGACCTGTAAGATACGTACTTGGAGTTTATTCATCCGATCGAATGACAAGTGACTTTTTCTCTCCAAGCAATTTACGTGGATATAAGAAATTCTTTATCAAGTATGTTTACAATAATGGAGAAAAAAAAGGAATCAAAATTACTAAAGCGAATTCAAATGGAATTAGATTAAATACCTCCTTCAGATGCTACAACTGGTTCAGCGATGCGATTGGGACACTTTGGCTCCATGAAAGAGAACCAAATGAAACTATTGACCTTGGTAAAGGTGATGAACTCGTTAATCTCTGTGGCTCAAAAACTGCCTTTGCTTGTACATTTAACAGTGATTTACAACAAATAAGTCCATTTTTAATCCAGCTTTGGGCAGAATGAATTAATATACTTAGAGAAAATCATTCTTTATAGGCAGAGTTTCCGAACTCTGCCTATTTATTTTTACTTTACAACAAAAAGGACAAGACCCGACGACCAACTCATACCTACAGAGTGTACTCCACTTAAGTCTTTTAAACTTTCATAGACATCTTCTAAATTTTTAGTGTGTTCTTCCGTCCAAAAAGGCTGTGGGAGCATATCATCAATGATATAAAATCCACCTGGTTTTAACAAATTTAGAGATTCATTAATAAGATCGTATTTACCTGGAAAGGCATCTGCGAAAATAATATCAAAAGACTTTGGTTCTTGTTTTTTTAAAAAAACAAAGCCATTTTCATGGATAAGTTCAACGCGCTTATCGCCAATAAAGGCCTCGCGTGCTATGGATAAAACTTTATCGTCACAATCGACACTCAGTAATTTAGATTGATCATCCATCCCTTCTAACAACCAAGCTGCGCCGTATCCGGTGCCTGTTCCAAGCTCTAAAAATCTGCCTCTTGGCTTTGAAGCAGACAAGAGGCGAAGTAGGGCACCTGTTTGTGGATGAGAAGATCTGTCAAAACCTATTTCTTTTGACTTTCTTTTAATGAAAGAAATTATTTCTTGAGCATTGCTCTTGTTAAAATTCTCTAATTTAATATCCATTAAGCATTCTCCATGAAACTTATTCTAAATGAATTACATTATTTATTTTGAAATTCTGATTATAATTTAAAACAAATTATAATGCGGCTATTCAAATAGAAATACATTAGGTTCCTTACTCTGTCAAGGGGAGATTATACGTAAGGGTTTATAATTACTTTTAATTTTAAAAAATTTAAATTTTTCATTGGTAAAAGAAAATTTTTATAAATTTATTATTTTATTCAATATTATTAAATACAAAAATAGGAAAATCACTTTTTCGTATTCCTACCCAATTTGCTTGAGCAAAAACTTTTTATTACTGAAAAATTTTTTTTAGCTTATAGATCCCATGTTATTTTAAAAAGCTCTCTCTCTTTGAAAGGAATTTCAATGCGATTCACATATCCGGCTCATAATAGCCAAGAACTCAATGCCAAAAAAGTGCCTAAACCTAAAGAAAATCTTTTTATAGCAATCATCTTTAATGTAATCATCCCATTTTTTATCTTAAATAAGATGAGCGCCACTTTTGGTGCAGTCAATACTTTTTTTATTGCCCTGGCTTTCCCTCTTATTTATGCTGTTTATGATTTAGTCAAAAGGAAACAATTAAATCCTATTTCAATTCTTGCCATAGTGAGTATTGTGATTAAAGGAATTTTTGTTATTTATAAAGTTGATGGGTTTTGGTTTGCAGTAAAAGAAGCTGCTATTCCTTCCGTACTCGGAATTATAACGATTGTATCTGTATGGATTGGTCGACCCTTAATTAATTATTTTATATATAATGAAAATATCTTTAATATTGATCTTCTAGAAAGTAAACTCAAAGAGAATAATTCAGAGTCATTATTTAAAAAATTAATTTGGCAGGTCACTTTTATTTTAGGATTTGCCTTTTTCTTAGGCGGAATCTTGAATTTCTTTTTAGCGCTTAATATTATTGTCAGTCCAGCGGGAACTGAAAACTTTAATAAAGAAATTGCTGAAATGACTTGGAAGGGTTACCTTGTGGTGGCATTGCCAAAAACGCTTATTACCATATTTGGGTTATGGTGGTTTATAAAAAGATTAAAGGTAATTACAGGATTAGAAGTTAGCAAAATATTAAAGACTGAGTGAAACAAATTCTTTATGTAATATTTGAACCGCTTTATTTATGCATCCTCTATATATAAGGCAGCCTATTTTTATTTCAGAGGTTGTTACAAGTAAAACTTCGATATTATTTTCAGCAAGACAACGAAACATGCGTGCAGCAACACCTGCATGTGTGCGCATGCCAACACCTACAATTGAAATTTTTGCGACATCATTATTAACGTTTAACTCTAGGTTTTTAAATTCATTTTTTAACACTTCAGTA is a genomic window containing:
- a CDS encoding AAA family ATPase; translated protein: MKLLKIELENLNSLYGRHSIDFIKDLQSAPIFLIMGATGSGKSTLMDAMSLALFGQTPRLAKNKAEKDLENDSRLVMSRGTYSAYAQLTFQKTEHGQIKIYRATWQCERAFKKADGKFKDPRRVLEIFDPISENFLELISDHRPKFYEPYFEKVLENLSVHDFKRMVLLAQGEFAAFLKANEDERAEILERLTNTEIYKEIGKKAADKKKYLEEKVHTLRSSLTDLNILSEEDEEVLKSNKIKLELDIENSAQELKSIENGINWFLREEDLKLRVEQASEKFKEILMEITDNQYNFDRVDSYQKAKKAIDLILSERKLSEKISDSQADITDKKQLFSDLNTQINMLKLKIDSYKSNFVQNKKKYTEIKDEILKSRSLHQEKQRIIEENKTKSTMFSDVILEKNKKQTQFSIFLTQKNFLEQEKLKLLEFLKSDLIITYYSQKNSHLELDMASEAFNLVKKEIFEIISPYSHPNEKMNSYELEKNNLIQLQKKISTLIWEQKNLDEKSAKIPKYIDEISSLEQLCKDEKSKTIQLKSLLNEKESEIKNLNDEISNLSWAMEIAKNRRLLHDSQDCPLCGSKEHPYFLQKTFAIVDQAVLEKHQKLLAIKEKSEKNYLEFVAKINFVEATLKSQVLNKNKLSLELNQLTEQISLQCRAIKNFAFDTLKVQIMGQENFLDVLYKAEVENKKQYESIEKLHNILVKTYHNYNTQKDIYTEKKENHNKNLTKYNEILETITSQCEDFVLESFLHETSDNLHNDKLYFNSRNSFLEFKKADDTLKLLNNNILKTSLELDNLKSRENSLEQEIQSLQNRLKDIEIELTKYLSGEDPDSFEANLITMIEESENILKTAEQDFAELNNKISILNFSIENLTNSLSKLKFEEKELEEKIESELKTIHIQTKESAISLHISEEFNQNYSNLKNKLETEKFSLNENKLQREKDLKDHNVNYPFMNDQENMLTLQEKKNRLEQSILCKRNEYTDLHAKMINNDVNKSKISSKQKELEKIQVEYNTWLKLHQLIGIGEGNQFKKFAQILNLEELITKANAHLARFEKRYSLAPALDANGVPRLAFAIKDGYHADEARSFKTLSGGETFLVSLALALALADYRSVKMPVETILLDEGFGTLDPITLQTAMSALESLHSTGTQVGIISHVEVLKESIASRIIVEKLGNGHSCLRVEV
- a CDS encoding ABC transporter permease — its product is MNINEYLNKKIISRAWLPGFGVFEREVRRFFAVPAQTILAPFGSSILYFALFGLSIGKLLATGHNSILTHGFNYITFLIPGIMAMEIINAAIQNPMSSIMIAKWTGTIVDMLMAPLSPFALWLAFVSGAIIRALIVGIAVFLSGALCAGTFIFFNPFPLILAIILAVGIFGSLGIAAGAICKSWEQIGVILSFIVQPLVFFSGVFFSFNSFPEWIQPIRFFNPIFYIVSMFRYSILGVSDTTPLISYGISTVFLIISSIFAIIVLKSGFGLRS
- a CDS encoding ABC transporter ATP-binding protein; translation: MLNQSIAIELKNVSKTYKMPKGESFQALKPLNLSIKSGECFALLGHNGAGKTTIISLLAGVNKPTSGDVFINGLSVTNQSEKTKRMIGVVQQELIADSFFNLPTMLNIQSKLSGVIPDKHWIDFLLDKLQLQEHSKKTTRELSGGMKRRMMIARALVHKPKILILDEPTAGVDIQLRQSMWKFIEELHLNGLTIILTTHYLQEAEEYCSRIAIMKSGEIVTLKENKELLALGGKHKVSCLIEVPNVHQWLDKHSAYLKENSIGFEPVKKVSNSTGDLKLSLNYEKGEMSSFISSSKKLNEVSHKLSLKISEIFTESPGLEEVYMKINEGNLKV
- a CDS encoding O-methyltransferase, whose protein sequence is MDIKLENFNKSNAQEIISFIKRKSKEIGFDRSSHPQTGALLRLLSASKPRGRFLELGTGTGYGAAWLLEGMDDQSKLLSVDCDDKVLSIAREAFIGDKRVELIHENGFVFLKKQEPKSFDIIFADAFPGKYDLINESLNLLKPGGFYIIDDMLPQPFWTEEHTKNLEDVYESLKDLSGVHSVGMSWSSGLVLFVVK
- a CDS encoding VC0807 family protein, with the protein product MRFTYPAHNSQELNAKKVPKPKENLFIAIIFNVIIPFFILNKMSATFGAVNTFFIALAFPLIYAVYDLVKRKQLNPISILAIVSIVIKGIFVIYKVDGFWFAVKEAAIPSVLGIITIVSVWIGRPLINYFIYNENIFNIDLLESKLKENNSESLFKKLIWQVTFILGFAFFLGGILNFFLALNIIVSPAGTENFNKEIAEMTWKGYLVVALPKTLITIFGLWWFIKRLKVITGLEVSKILKTE